In a single window of the Gossypium hirsutum isolate 1008001.06 chromosome A13, Gossypium_hirsutum_v2.1, whole genome shotgun sequence genome:
- the LOC107894770 gene encoding F-box protein At5g07610, which translates to MNPKLMISSAEKIGNNQDLLAQILLRLPAKSLIKFKCVSKQWLSLISNPQFCLSHTRHQGDEGFLHPTALLLKVQYIVSPEFDVVPLKHFSQVPFFDYISTSGLNILQSCNGLFVCEALDDDLNVSGYFICNPTTKQFKKLSFLQNPIKDCEFYVSLAFDPLQSPHYKIIVVREVLENSFIFELDIYASESDSWKIATTIFETKEEACMAFEDAVFCNGKLHWNSYGNQSLYLDVEKECLQMMPMPTKLRGNHRLEIYRYFGESGGRLYLAVTYHAFIDLDLYVHQMASDYSHWFLKHRLNVGDAMKVFPELNLGCHPFKSGFSGVSFVGSERKEEAKVVIWTDGKIICYDFNDGAWKMMHDPGPGLKIGTPFEDFNHLHEQRFIPYKYFESVYVF; encoded by the coding sequence ATGAACCCTAAATTGATGATCAGTTCTGCGGAAAAGATTGGCAACAACCAAGATTTGTTAGCCCAAATACTTCTTAGATTACCCGCTAAATCACTGATCAAATTCAAGTGTGTCTCAAAACAATGGCTTTCTCTTATTTCAAATCCTCAGTTTTGTCTCTCCCACACTCGCCATCAAGGTGATGAAGGGTTTCTCCACCCTACTGCTCTTCTCCTCAAAGTTCAGTACATAGTATCACCCGAATTCGATGTGGTTCCTTTGAAACATTTCAGTCAAGTCCCCTTCTTTGATTACATTTCTACTTCAGGTCTCAACATACTTCAATCTTGTAATGGATTGTTTGTTTGTGAGGCACTCGATGACGATTTAAATGTGTCTGGGTATTTCATCTGCAATCCAACTACTAAGCAATTCAAGAAGCTATCTTTTCTTCAAAACCCCATTAAAGATTGTGAGTTTTATGTTAGTTTGGCTTTTGATCCTCTTCAATCTCCTCATTACAAGATTATTGTTGTTCGAGAAGTGTTGGAAAACTCTTTCATCTTTGAGCTGGATATATATGCGTCCGAATCTGATAGTTGGAAAATAGCCACAACTATTTTCGAAACCAAAGAAGAAGCTTGCATGGCGTTTGAGGATGCTGTTTTCTGTAATGGGAAACTTCATTGGAACAGTTATGGAAACCAGTCATTGTATTTGGATGTAGAGAAGGAATGCTTGCAGATGATGCCAATGCCAACGAAATTAAGAGGAAACCATCGGCTTGAGATTTATAGGTATTTTGGTGAGAGCGGTGGGCGTTTATATCTTGCTGTGACATACCATGCTTTCATTGATTTGGACTTATATGTTCATCAAATGGCAAGCGACTATTCACATTGGTTCTTGAAACATCGTCTGAATGTGGGCGACGCCATGAAAGTTTTCCCGGAGCTGAACTTGGGTTGTCATCCATTTAAGTCTGGGTTCTCTGGTGTGAGTTTTGTTGGATCCGAGAGAAAAGAGGAGGCTAAAGTTGTGATATGGACAGATGGTAAGATAATATGCTACGATTTCAATGATGGGGCATGGAAAATGATGCATGATCCAGGGCCTGGTCTCAAGATTGGCACTCCATTTGAGGATTTCAATCATTTACATGAACAAAGGTTTATTCCTTACAAATACTTTGAGTCCGTGTATGTATTTTAG